AGAATGCCTACTTAGACTTTATAAATAAGATACCTTTTTATGGTTTGGCAATTGTATGCCTTGATCACGAAAATATCCAGAGTTTAATCCCGAAGATAAAAAAGAGATATGTAACCTATGGACTTTCGAGCCAGGCAGATATTCAGGCAAGAGGTCTAGCATTTATGGGAGCTAAGACAACATTTGAGGTTTTACAAAGCAGAGATGTCCTGGGCAAGATTACACTTCAAATACCAGGTATTCACAATGTCTATAATTGCCTGGCTACCGTAGCTGCAGCCCTTGAATTAGACCTTGATTTTAAGACTATACAGGAAGGGCTTAATGAGTTTACTGGTATACAGCGGAGATTCCAGATAAAGGGAGATTATAATGGCATATTGATTGTAGACGACTATGCCCACCATCCTGTAGAGATTAAAGCTACCCTGAGCGCGGCAAAGACCGGATGGGGAAGACGGTTAGTTGTTGTTTTCCAGCCTCACAGATTTACCAGGACCAGAGATCTATATGAAGATTTTCTGGTTGCCTTCTATCAGGCAGATGTATTGATAATTACGGAAATTTATCCTGCCGGTGAAGACCCCATACCCGGGGTTGATGCAAAGGCTCTGTTCGAGGGAATCAGGGAACATGGGCACAAAAATGTATCATTCATTGATGATAAGGACAGGATTGCTGCTCATCTGGTGGATGTACTGAAAGAGGGCGACATCCTGATTACTCTTGGGGCAGGGGATATATACAAAGTCGGATATGAATTGATAGAGAAGATTTCGCCGGTGAATGGTGAACGGTGAAGGGTAAGCGGTTA
This genomic stretch from Thermodesulfobacteriota bacterium harbors:
- the murC gene encoding UDP-N-acetylmuramate--L-alanine ligase, with protein sequence MYKKIKHIHFVGIGGIGMSGIAEVLLNLGYKVSGSDAQETEITRRLSHLGGNISYGHSKENLKDVDVVVISSAIRPDNPEVIGANERLIPVIPRAEMLAELMRMKYGIAVSGTHGKTTTTSMIATVLAHGGMDPTVIIGGRLNSIGTNAKLGQGEFLVAEADESDGSFLKLSPTIAVVTNIDQEHMDHYRDMEEVKNAYLDFINKIPFYGLAIVCLDHENIQSLIPKIKKRYVTYGLSSQADIQARGLAFMGAKTTFEVLQSRDVLGKITLQIPGIHNVYNCLATVAAALELDLDFKTIQEGLNEFTGIQRRFQIKGDYNGILIVDDYAHHPVEIKATLSAAKTGWGRRLVVVFQPHRFTRTRDLYEDFLVAFYQADVLIITEIYPAGEDPIPGVDAKALFEGIREHGHKNVSFIDDKDRIAAHLVDVLKEGDILITLGAGDIYKVGYELIEKISPVNGER